The genomic region GGCCGTCCGCCGCGAGCGCCGCGGTCAGCTCGCGCTCCAGCGCCTCGGCGCTTTCCACACCGGCGGCAGGGACGCCGAAGTAATGCGCCGGGGGATTCCGCGATTCGCGGTCGAGTGACGTTCCGTAGAGGTCGAGCGCCCGCCGTTCCTGCTTGACCTTGATCAGGCTCAGCCAGCCGTCGTCGAGCACGACGAAAGGAATCGCCAATCGTTCGCGCTGCGCGACCGCGACCTCGCCGCACGTCATCTGGAAGCAGCCGTCGCCGACGATGCACACCACCGGCAGGTCCGGGCGCGCGAGCTTCGCGGCGATCGCGGCCGGCAGGCCGAAGCCCATCGACGACCAGCCGTTGGTGATGAGGAAGGTACGCGGCGAGTGCGCGGTCCACTGGCTCGCGATCTGGTGCGTGTGCGCCCCGACGTCGAAAGCGAGCACGCCGTCGCGCGGCAGCACGCGGCGCACGACGTCGATCGCGTGATGCGGGCAGAAGCTCGCCGACGCCGGGCGCAGCGCGGCCTGGAACGCCACGCGATGCGCGGAGACCTCCTGATCGGTCCAGGCGTGGCGCGCCGGCGCCAGCGCTGCCAGCGCGCGCACCGACGCGTCGAGCGGCGCGACGACCTCGGCCTCCAGCCGGACCGATGCGTCGACATCGGCGCGCTCGATGTCGACGTGCAGCACCGGGACGTTGCCGACCCACGCTTCGTATTCGACTTCGATCGTGTCGTAGCCGAGGCCGATCACGAGGTCCGCGCGCTCGCGCACGAACCGCCGTTGGACCTGGCGCGCCGCGCGCTCGATGCAGCCGATCGACAAGGGATGGTCTTCGTCGATCAGGCCTTTGGCCATCGTCGTCGTGGCGTACGGAATGCGGTGGCGCTCGACGAAGGCGCGCAGCAGCGCGGGATCGCGCATGCGCATCGCGCTCGCGCCGATCACCGCGAACGGCCGCTGCGCACGGCGCAGCAGCGCCGCGGCGGCCCGGAGATCGACCGCGTCGGCTGCGGGCGCAGGCGCGATGTCGTCGGGCAGTTGCTCGGTCGCGGCGGCGAGCGCGACGTCCTCCGGCAGGTCGAGATGCACCGGCCCGTGCGGCTCGCTCCTCGCCATGCGCAGCGCTTCGCTCACCGTCTCGACGATGCTGCCCGCACGCAGCCGGAAGCTCGCCTTCACGATCGGCTTGAACAGCGCGGCATGGTCGATCCACATCTGGATGCGCCGGCCGAGCTGCGCCTGGTTGAGGTTGCAGGTGATCGCGATCAGCGGCGTGCGGTCGAGATAGGCGCAGCCGACGCCGGTGGTGAGATTGGTCGCGCCCGGGCCGAGCGTCGCGATGCACAGACCGGGCGTGCCGCTCACGCGCGCAGTGACATCCGCCGCGAAAGCCGCGGAGCCTTCGTGCGCGGTCAGCACGAAATCGATGCCGCCGACGCGCATCGCTTCGATCAGCGGTAGCACGTTGCCGCTGGGCACTCCGAAGCCTCGCCTGATCCCGGCGCGCGTCAGGAGCGCTACCAGGAGATCGGCGTTGTTCACGGCGCGCTGAGCAGCCCTTCGACGTAGTCGCCGATGGCGAGCGACGAGGTGAGCCCCGGCGATTCGATGCCGTACAGGTTCACGAGTCCTTCGATGCCGTGATCGCGCGGACCCTGGATGACGAAATCGGGCGCGGGCTCTTTGGGACCGTGGATCTTGGGACGGATCCCGGTGTAGCCCGGTTGCAGCGCGCCGTCCTTGAGGCCGGGGTAGTAGCGCCGGATCGCCGTATAGAACGCCGCTTCGTGCCGGGGCGAATCGTCGAATTTGTAATCGATGCGGTCTATCCACGCGAAATCGGGACCGAACTTCACCTGGCCGCCGAGATCGATGGTCACGTGCACCCCGAGCCAGTCCTGGCGCGCGACCGGATAGATGAGGCGGCTGAACGGCGCCGCGCCCGAGAGGGTGTAGTAGTGGCCGATCGCGTAATAGGTCGGCGGGATCGAGGCTTCGGGTATGCCCTTGATGCTGCGCGCGACCGCCTGCGCGTTGAATCCCGCGCAGTTGACGACGGTATTGCACAGGAGCGACATCGGCTCGGCGCCGCCGACTTCGAGCAGGATGCCGTCGCCCGTGACCTGTCCCGACACGACCGGGCTCGCGAGCGCGATCATGCCGCCGTGCGCTTCGAGGTCGCCCTGGTAGGCGAGCATGAGCCCGTGCGCGTCGATGATGCCGGTCGACGGCGACAGAAAGCCCGCGACGCATTTCACTGCGGGCTCCATCTCGGCCAGCTCGTCCTGCGTGAGCATGCGCAGGTCGTCGCAGCCGTTGATCTCGGCCTGCTTGCGATACTTGTCGAGGCCCGGCAGCTCGGTCTCGTCGCACGCGACGATCACCTTGCCGATGCGCTTGTGATTGACCGCGTGCTCGGCGCAGTACTCGTACAGCCGGTTGCGGCCCGCGAAGCACAGCTTCGCCTTGAGCGAGCCGGTGGAATAGTAGATGCCCGCGTGCATCACTTCGGAGTTGCGCGAGCTCGTGTGGGTTCCGAAATGCTCTTCGGCTTCGAGCACGACGACTTCGCGTCCGCTCATGGCCAGCTTGCGTGCGACCGCGAGGCCTACCACGCCGCCGCCGATCACGGCGCAATCGATTCTTTCCGCCATCAAACCGCCCGTACTTCGCTATGCTCGAAGAAAAGGGCGCCATTCTAGCTTATGCAGTGGGACGCGAGATTCTTCGAGCGCTCGGCGATGTTCGAGCCGTTCGCGCGGTGCGCCGGCCGCCTCGGCGGCTCCACCGACTGGCCGCGCCGCAGCGCGCTCGACGCGCTGCTGGCCGAGCACCGCGTGCGCAACGCCCGCGGCGATGCGCTGAGAGCGGTCGGGCCGGGCGTGGGCGGCGCCGCTGCGTATGAAGGCCGCGTCTTCGAGCGCAGGGAGCTCGCGGTGCGCGAGGGCGAGTGGCACGACCTCATGAACGTGCTGGTGTGGTGCGTTTTTCCGGCGACCAAGGCTGCGCTGAACGCGCGGCACGCCGAGTCCGCCGCAGCCGAGGCGGGCGGCAGGCGCGGCCGCGCCCGCGATGCGCTCACGCTGTTCGACGAGAGCGGCGCGATCGTCGTCTCCAGCGACGCCGATCTCCTCGACGAGCTGCGCGCGTTTCGCTGGAGAGAGCTGTTCGTCGGGAAGCGCGCCCGCGTGCGCACGGCGCTGCGCGTCTATCTCTTCGGCCATGGACTGCTGGAGAAAGCACTGGCCCCGTACGTCGGCATGACCGCGCAGGCGATCACGCTCGCGGTCGATCGCGAGGTGATCGAAAACCGCGCACTCGTCGATCGAGCGACCGCGAAGTACGTCGCGGACGTGCTGACAACGCCGCGCGATCTCGCGCCGCTGCCGGTGTTAGGCGTTCCGGGCTGGTGGAAAGCGAACGAAGAAGAGGCGTTCTACGACGATACCGCTTACTTCAGGCCCGGCCGCAGGCGATAACGCGTAGCGCCGGCAGGCGCATAAGCGCGCCGTTGCGCGGGGAGGTGCGGCCCAGGCCGCACCGACCAGCGGCGTAGATCTTTATCCGGCGGCGGCGCGGTACGCGCGTCCCGGTGCGACCGTCACGCGGTTCTTGCCGGAGGTCTTGCTGGTGTACATCGCCTGGTCGGCGCGTTCCATCACGCTTTCGAGATCCGCCCCGTGCTCGGGATACGACGCGAGCCCGACGCTGACCGTGCTGCTCACCGGCTTGTCGCGCGTGGCGAGCACGCCCGCTTCGACGCGCTGGCGTATGCGCTGCGCCACCTTTTCCGCGCCCACCGACGTG from Burkholderiales bacterium harbors:
- a CDS encoding thiamine pyrophosphate-binding protein: MNNADLLVALLTRAGIRRGFGVPSGNVLPLIEAMRVGGIDFVLTAHEGSAAFAADVTARVSGTPGLCIATLGPGATNLTTGVGCAYLDRTPLIAITCNLNQAQLGRRIQMWIDHAALFKPIVKASFRLRAGSIVETVSEALRMARSEPHGPVHLDLPEDVALAAATEQLPDDIAPAPAADAVDLRAAAALLRRAQRPFAVIGASAMRMRDPALLRAFVERHRIPYATTTMAKGLIDEDHPLSIGCIERAARQVQRRFVRERADLVIGLGYDTIEVEYEAWVGNVPVLHVDIERADVDASVRLEAEVVAPLDASVRALAALAPARHAWTDQEVSAHRVAFQAALRPASASFCPHHAIDVVRRVLPRDGVLAFDVGAHTHQIASQWTAHSPRTFLITNGWSSMGFGLPAAIAAKLARPDLPVVCIVGDGCFQMTCGEVAVAQRERLAIPFVVLDDGWLSLIKVKQERRALDLYGTSLDRESRNPPAHYFGVPAAGVESAEALERELTAALAADGPRVIEARVDAAHYSQTVYD
- a CDS encoding NAD(P)/FAD-dependent oxidoreductase, translating into MAERIDCAVIGGGVVGLAVARKLAMSGREVVVLEAEEHFGTHTSSRNSEVMHAGIYYSTGSLKAKLCFAGRNRLYEYCAEHAVNHKRIGKVIVACDETELPGLDKYRKQAEINGCDDLRMLTQDELAEMEPAVKCVAGFLSPSTGIIDAHGLMLAYQGDLEAHGGMIALASPVVSGQVTGDGILLEVGGAEPMSLLCNTVVNCAGFNAQAVARSIKGIPEASIPPTYYAIGHYYTLSGAAPFSRLIYPVARQDWLGVHVTIDLGGQVKFGPDFAWIDRIDYKFDDSPRHEAAFYTAIRRYYPGLKDGALQPGYTGIRPKIHGPKEPAPDFVIQGPRDHGIEGLVNLYGIESPGLTSSLAIGDYVEGLLSAP
- a CDS encoding DUF3025 domain-containing protein is translated as MFEPFARCAGRLGGSTDWPRRSALDALLAEHRVRNARGDALRAVGPGVGGAAAYEGRVFERRELAVREGEWHDLMNVLVWCVFPATKAALNARHAESAAAEAGGRRGRARDALTLFDESGAIVVSSDADLLDELRAFRWRELFVGKRARVRTALRVYLFGHGLLEKALAPYVGMTAQAITLAVDREVIENRALVDRATAKYVADVLTTPRDLAPLPVLGVPGWWKANEEEAFYDDTAYFRPGRRR